A segment of the Bacteroides acidifaciens genome:
GTGATAGGGGGGCTGGTATCTTTCAGTGCATTATTCGGTTATAATCCGGTAGTGTGGTTATGCCTGTTTATATTGATAGCCGGCATACTCGGCTCTGCACGGATTATCTTGGGACATCATACGCTGGGTGAGGTGCTTTCCGGTTTTGCTGTCGGATTGGTATGTGCTCTTTTGGTGCTCCATCCGATGATGAACCTATTATTTCGAGTATTTTTATTTTAAAATAGTATAAATCCTAAAAACTAATTATTATGAACTTTCCACAGAATTTGAAGTACACAAGCGAACACGAATGGATTCGCATTGAAGGTGACATTGCTTATGTTGGTATCACAGACTATGCTCAAGAACAATTGGGTGATATTGTGTTCGTAGATATACCGACTGTTGGTGAAACGTTGGAAGCCGGTGAGACATTCGGAACCATCGAAGTAGTGAAAACCATTTCCGACCTTTTCCTGCCGGTAGCCGGTGAAGTG
Coding sequences within it:
- the gcvH gene encoding glycine cleavage system protein GcvH is translated as MNFPQNLKYTSEHEWIRIEGDIAYVGITDYAQEQLGDIVFVDIPTVGETLEAGETFGTIEVVKTISDLFLPVAGEVMEQNEALEENPELVNKDPYGEGWLIKMKPADLKAVEDLLDAEAYKAVVNG